Proteins from one Rosa chinensis cultivar Old Blush chromosome 7, RchiOBHm-V2, whole genome shotgun sequence genomic window:
- the LOC112180692 gene encoding serine/arginine-rich splicing factor SR45a isoform X1, whose protein sequence is MLMPYTRAKRSASPQTSVSPVKGRRSRSLSRSRRSRSRSPSVDATNPGNNLYVTGLSTRVTSADVEKFFNKEGKVLECHLVTDPRSRESRGFAFVTMETVEDAERCIKYLNRSVLEGRLVTVEKAKRKRGRTPTPGRYQGLRDKRDAGRDRGDRDYGDRDRDRDRRRSRSYSPRRRKDREPPSRDNRRGRSRSPPARDRRVDEHSDSYRRRMDHS, encoded by the exons ATGTTG ATGCCATACACGAGAGCAAAAAG GTCTGCTTCACCACAGACCTCTGTCTCACCTGTCAAAGGCCGCCGATCGAGATCATTGTCGAGGTCTAGAAGGAGCCGTTCTAG GAGCCCCTCTGTGGATGCAACCAATCCTGGAAACAACTTGTATGTAACAGGCTTATCCACAAGGGTTACCTCTGCTGATGTTGAGAAATTCTTTAACAAAGAAGGCAAG GTGTTGGAGTGCCATCTTGTAACTGACCCTCGCTCCAGAGAATCTCGTGGATTTGCATTTGTCACAATGGAAACTGTGGAGGATGCAGAGCGATGCATTAAGTACTTGAATCGTTCTGTGCTTGAAGGTCGACTAGTCACTGTGGAAAAG GCAAAGAGGAAGCGAGGGAGGACACCTACTCCAGGAAGGTATCAAGGCTTGAGAGATAAGCGAG ATGCAGGACGTGATCGTGGAGATCGTGATTATGGTGATCGTGACCGTGATCGTGATCGTAGAAGATCTCGTAGCTATTCACCTCGTAGGCGGAAAGACAGAGAGCCTCCATCCAGGGACAACCGCCGAGGAAGATCACGTTCTCCACCAGCTAGGGATAGGAGGGTGGATGAGCATTCAGACTCGTATAGGAGGCGCATGGATCACTCCTGA
- the LOC112180692 gene encoding serine/arginine-rich splicing factor SR45a isoform X2, whose protein sequence is MPYTRAKRSASPQTSVSPVKGRRSRSLSRSRRSRSRSPSVDATNPGNNLYVTGLSTRVTSADVEKFFNKEGKVLECHLVTDPRSRESRGFAFVTMETVEDAERCIKYLNRSVLEGRLVTVEKAKRKRGRTPTPGRYQGLRDKRDAGRDRGDRDYGDRDRDRDRRRSRSYSPRRRKDREPPSRDNRRGRSRSPPARDRRVDEHSDSYRRRMDHS, encoded by the exons ATGCCATACACGAGAGCAAAAAG GTCTGCTTCACCACAGACCTCTGTCTCACCTGTCAAAGGCCGCCGATCGAGATCATTGTCGAGGTCTAGAAGGAGCCGTTCTAG GAGCCCCTCTGTGGATGCAACCAATCCTGGAAACAACTTGTATGTAACAGGCTTATCCACAAGGGTTACCTCTGCTGATGTTGAGAAATTCTTTAACAAAGAAGGCAAG GTGTTGGAGTGCCATCTTGTAACTGACCCTCGCTCCAGAGAATCTCGTGGATTTGCATTTGTCACAATGGAAACTGTGGAGGATGCAGAGCGATGCATTAAGTACTTGAATCGTTCTGTGCTTGAAGGTCGACTAGTCACTGTGGAAAAG GCAAAGAGGAAGCGAGGGAGGACACCTACTCCAGGAAGGTATCAAGGCTTGAGAGATAAGCGAG ATGCAGGACGTGATCGTGGAGATCGTGATTATGGTGATCGTGACCGTGATCGTGATCGTAGAAGATCTCGTAGCTATTCACCTCGTAGGCGGAAAGACAGAGAGCCTCCATCCAGGGACAACCGCCGAGGAAGATCACGTTCTCCACCAGCTAGGGATAGGAGGGTGGATGAGCATTCAGACTCGTATAGGAGGCGCATGGATCACTCCTGA
- the LOC112180692 gene encoding serine/arginine-rich splicing factor SR45a isoform X3, whose protein sequence is MLMPYTRAKRSASPQTSVSPVKGRRSRSLSRSRRSRSRSPSVDATNPGNNLYVTGLSTRVTSADVEKFFNKEGKVLECHLVTDPRSRESRGFAFVTMETVEDAERCIKYLNRSVLEGRLVTVEKAKRKRGRTPTPGRYQGLRDKRGRDRGDRDYGDRDRDRDRRRSRSYSPRRRKDREPPSRDNRRGRSRSPPARDRRVDEHSDSYRRRMDHS, encoded by the exons ATGTTG ATGCCATACACGAGAGCAAAAAG GTCTGCTTCACCACAGACCTCTGTCTCACCTGTCAAAGGCCGCCGATCGAGATCATTGTCGAGGTCTAGAAGGAGCCGTTCTAG GAGCCCCTCTGTGGATGCAACCAATCCTGGAAACAACTTGTATGTAACAGGCTTATCCACAAGGGTTACCTCTGCTGATGTTGAGAAATTCTTTAACAAAGAAGGCAAG GTGTTGGAGTGCCATCTTGTAACTGACCCTCGCTCCAGAGAATCTCGTGGATTTGCATTTGTCACAATGGAAACTGTGGAGGATGCAGAGCGATGCATTAAGTACTTGAATCGTTCTGTGCTTGAAGGTCGACTAGTCACTGTGGAAAAG GCAAAGAGGAAGCGAGGGAGGACACCTACTCCAGGAAGGTATCAAGGCTTGAGAGATAAGCGAG GACGTGATCGTGGAGATCGTGATTATGGTGATCGTGACCGTGATCGTGATCGTAGAAGATCTCGTAGCTATTCACCTCGTAGGCGGAAAGACAGAGAGCCTCCATCCAGGGACAACCGCCGAGGAAGATCACGTTCTCCACCAGCTAGGGATAGGAGGGTGGATGAGCATTCAGACTCGTATAGGAGGCGCATGGATCACTCCTGA